Proteins encoded in a region of the Methanofollis tationis genome:
- a CDS encoding helix-turn-helix domain-containing protein, protein MDQIVRDLVALGMKEYEAKVYAALVGIGEGNAREIHIASGVPRPRV, encoded by the coding sequence ATGGACCAGATCGTCCGGGACCTTGTCGCCCTCGGCATGAAGGAGTACGAAGCAAAGGTGTATGCGGCCCTCGTCGGGATCGGGGAGGGGAACGCCCGCGAGATCCATATCGCAAGCGGCGTCCCCCGCCCCCGCGTCTAA
- a CDS encoding TrmB family transcriptional regulator — translation MRQGSPLRYRPEEPGVVTAKLRGALEGAADRALSGLDELRLEARPTPAPIWYLDGEWSIRRHLESLVHGDYAALTVVCMLRSGPGEYAALLSEAVGRHTVEVVFPEGAAQACPEGVRVTVAGEFCPFFQEKIYGKVFSRPIDHEGSVFSLEYIFMADDEESLIVYTENGRRKGVIITLPFITCVQHQLARKMIAGGRDAAAAPGQKIYTGKERVHT, via the coding sequence GTGCGGCAGGGCTCCCCCCTCCGCTACCGCCCGGAAGAGCCCGGCGTCGTGACGGCAAAACTCAGGGGGGCGCTCGAAGGAGCGGCCGACCGGGCGCTCTCCGGCCTCGATGAGTTGCGCCTCGAGGCGAGGCCGACGCCCGCCCCGATCTGGTACCTCGACGGGGAGTGGAGTATCCGCCGCCATCTCGAATCCCTCGTCCACGGCGATTATGCCGCCCTCACGGTCGTCTGCATGCTCAGGTCAGGGCCCGGCGAGTACGCCGCCCTCCTGTCTGAGGCGGTCGGGCGACATACCGTCGAGGTGGTCTTCCCCGAAGGAGCGGCGCAGGCGTGCCCCGAAGGCGTCAGGGTCACGGTTGCCGGAGAGTTCTGCCCCTTTTTCCAGGAGAAGATCTACGGGAAGGTCTTCTCCCGCCCGATCGATCACGAGGGCTCGGTCTTCTCCCTCGAGTACATCTTCATGGCCGACGACGAGGAATCCCTGATCGTCTATACCGAGAACGGGAGGCGTAAAGGCGTGATCATCACCCTCCCGTTCATCACCTGCGTCCAGCACCAGCTCGCACGGAAGATGATCGCCGGAGGCCGTGATGCCGCCGCAGCCCCGGGCCAGAAGATATACACGGGAAAAGAGAGAGTTCACACGTAG